The Streptomyces noursei ATCC 11455 sequence GAGCGTCATGCCGGGACGAGTCCTGCAGATCGAGCACACCGCATGTATCGAGCACCGCACGTATCAACCGCTTGCACGTGAGGAGATTCATGATGGGAACAGGCAACAGCGGCTTCTCGGAAGCTGGGCTGCGCAGACTGCGCGGGGTGCTGGCACGGTATGTCGAGTCCGGGAGGATTCCCGGGCTGGTCGCGCTGGTCAGCCGGGGCGGTCAGACGCACGTCGAAGCGCTGGGGACGATGCGTCATGACGGTGGCGCGCCGATGCGTCGGGACACCATCTTCCGGATGGCTTCGACGACGAAGCCGGTCGCGGTCGCGGCGGCGATGGTCCTGCTGGACGAGTGCCGGATGCGGCTGGACGACCCGGTGGAGCGGTGGCTGCCCGAACTCGCCGACCGGAAGGTCCTCAAGCAGCCCGACGGCCCGTTGGAGGACACCGTGCCGGCGCGGCGGCCGATCACCGTACGGGACCTGCTCACCGCCACGTTCGGGCTCGGACTGGACATGACGGCGCGGACCGCCCCGATGATGAGCGCGTTCTTCGAGCGGGGGATCTACGGCCAGGACGGATGGCTGCTGCCGGCGGTCGAGCCGGACGAGTGGATCCGCCGCCTGGGCACGCTTCCGCTGATGTACCAGCCCGGAGAGCGGTGGCTGTACAACGTCAGCGACGACGTCCTCGGGGTGCTGGTCGCCCGGGTCGCCGGCCAGTCCTTCGAGTCGTTCCTGCGCGAGCGCCTCTTCACTCCGCTGGGCATGAAGGACACCGGCTTCTACGTGCCCGCCGACAAGATCGACCGGCTGCCGCCCCTGTACGCCCCCGACCCGCAGACCGGCCAGTTCAACGTGGAGGACCCGGCCGAAGGAGGACACCACAGCAAGCCCCCGGCCTTCCCCTCGGGCGGCGGCGGACTGGACTCCACCGTCGACGACTACCACGCCTACTTCCGCATGCTGCTCAACGGCGGGACGCACGAGGGCGAACGGATCCTGTCCCGGGCCGCCGTCGAGCTGATGACGACCAATCGTCTCCCAGCCGAGCAACTGGCCGTGAGGGAAGCCTGGGCCCGCAACGCCGTCCATCTGTCCTACGGCCAAGGGCAGCAAGGCGGTTGGGGCTTCGGGATGACGGTGCGCACCTACCGCGGGGACTACGCGCCCATCGGCCAGTTCGGCTGGGACGGCGGAAGCGGCACCACGACCTACGCCGACCCGCACAACCAACTCGTCGGCATGTTGCTCACCCAGGTCGGCATGTCCACCCCGGACTCGGCACAGGCCATCAACGACTTCTGGACCACGCTCTACCAAGCCATCGACGACTGACCCGCCCGACGACCGGCTCGGGACAGTCGCGGACGGCACCTTCGAGGGGGCTCGGCGCCGCCATGCGCCGGGCCCCTCGCAACAGCAAGAGACCGGGGCGCGACGGGATGGCGGCCCCTCCGGGCGAATGACCGCCGACCAGCTCCAGGGCCGCGCCCCACGTGCAGAACCGAAAAGAAGTCCCACAAGACACCTCAAGCAACCAAGGGGGAACACATGACGAAGAACAGCACGTCCTCGTCCACTTCGCAGTGGACCGGCATGGTGCCGGTGGACGATTCGGCCCTCGCCGTCACCGACACCGGCGGTCCCGGTATCCCGGTGGTCTACATCAATGGCCAGTTCGCCACGCAGGGGTACTGGCGGCGGGTCATCGCCGAACTGGGGCCGGGATGGCGGCACATCACCTACGACGAGCGGGCCCGCGGCAAGAAGTCGAAGCCTTCGGCGGACTATTCCTTCGAGACCGTCGTCCGCGATGTCGATGTCGTTCTCGCGGCCAGGGGAGTGGACCGGGCGCTGGTGGTGGGCTGGTCCTACGGAGGGTACGTCGCGGGGCACTGGGCCAACCGGAATCCGGGCCGTGCCCTGGGCGCGGTCCTGGTCGACGGCGGGGGACCGTACGACTGGATGGACGAGGCCATGGAGGAGCGGATCCGGAAACTGTTCCGGCGCATAGGCTGGTTCTCGCCGCTGCTGCGCCCCACGGGCCTGGTCCCGCGGATGACCGCAGAACAGCAGGCGATCAGCAACATCGAGCTCGGCAGGATCTCCCGCGAGCGTGAGATGGGCCCCGTGCTGGACAACATCACCGTCCCGGTGCGCTTTGTGCTCGCTTCAGGGGTGTCCTTCGGAAGCAAGGGCGACGAGCAGGAACGGATACGCGCCGGCGTGGCTGCGGTGACCGCCCGCAACGCGAACATCGAAATCAGTGCGAAGGTCCCCAGCACGCACGGCTCGATTCTGAAAAAGGACTTCCGCGCCATCGCCGCGGCCGTACGCGAGGTCGCCGCCCTCGACCACGCGCGGTCGCGCAAGCGCTGACCAGCGGACTGGCGGTCAGTCAGCCCACGGCCTTCACCGGCGTCACGGTGCAGGCCGTGCGGCATGGCCCGGCAGGTCGCCGTCGGCCAACCGCCCCTCGCCCGACGTAACTTCCCGGTCCAGCCCCAAGCGGTCCACCTGCACGGGACCGTGGCGCAGCGAGGTGCATCCACACGGCGGTGACAGCGGTGCCCCGTGCCCGCGGTGCTCGGCCCCGTCGGCCCGCGGCCTGCGAACCTGTTGTTCCTGGCGCCCTGGATCATTCCTGGACCCTCCTTCCCCGTTACGTCGAGGAAGTTGTACGTCATTATGGCGCCAAGATGGCGCATGCATGACTCCGGCGCAAGCCGTGGAGGCTTGAGGCGGCACCTCGATGGCGCCATTCAAGTCAAGCGCAGCCATCACGCTCAGGCAGCGGTGACCTCTGCGTGACACCCGCCTTGATGATCAACCCCGCCCTGACCGTCGCGCCAGCGAAGGAAAATCGGGTATGCCGAGGCGGCTGCGCCGATGAGTGTCCGAGTGAAAGGGCGCTGCGTCACCGTGTGGCGCCATTTTGATTCTCGTGGTGCCATAT is a genomic window containing:
- a CDS encoding alpha/beta fold hydrolase; translation: MTKNSTSSSTSQWTGMVPVDDSALAVTDTGGPGIPVVYINGQFATQGYWRRVIAELGPGWRHITYDERARGKKSKPSADYSFETVVRDVDVVLAARGVDRALVVGWSYGGYVAGHWANRNPGRALGAVLVDGGGPYDWMDEAMEERIRKLFRRIGWFSPLLRPTGLVPRMTAEQQAISNIELGRISREREMGPVLDNITVPVRFVLASGVSFGSKGDEQERIRAGVAAVTARNANIEISAKVPSTHGSILKKDFRAIAAAVREVAALDHARSRKR
- a CDS encoding serine hydrolase domain-containing protein; amino-acid sequence: MGTGNSGFSEAGLRRLRGVLARYVESGRIPGLVALVSRGGQTHVEALGTMRHDGGAPMRRDTIFRMASTTKPVAVAAAMVLLDECRMRLDDPVERWLPELADRKVLKQPDGPLEDTVPARRPITVRDLLTATFGLGLDMTARTAPMMSAFFERGIYGQDGWLLPAVEPDEWIRRLGTLPLMYQPGERWLYNVSDDVLGVLVARVAGQSFESFLRERLFTPLGMKDTGFYVPADKIDRLPPLYAPDPQTGQFNVEDPAEGGHHSKPPAFPSGGGGLDSTVDDYHAYFRMLLNGGTHEGERILSRAAVELMTTNRLPAEQLAVREAWARNAVHLSYGQGQQGGWGFGMTVRTYRGDYAPIGQFGWDGGSGTTTYADPHNQLVGMLLTQVGMSTPDSAQAINDFWTTLYQAIDD